From a region of the Neobacillus niacini genome:
- a CDS encoding amidohydrolase, which produces MKILLKNGTVYPITSEPLKNGDVLVDNGKIIKVGKNLPTEANVKIIDCANLYLLPGFIDVHTHLGLYDEGTGWAGNDANETAEAMTPHIRAIDGVYPLDPAFSDAIKSGITTAHVMPGSANVIGGTTSVIKTIGKNVNKMIVQEIAGLKLALGENPKRIHSQGNNDSITRMGIMGMLREAFYKAIHTDNPENLRVAPLVMALKREIPVRIHAHRADDIITALRLAEEFNLDLRIEHCTEGHLIASEFSGRNLKVSVGPTLTRRSKIELKNKTWKTYQELTNNGVEVSITTDHPYTPIQYLNICAGIAVREGLSEQKALEGITILPARNLRLDHQLGSIEAGKDADLVLWSHHPFHYLAKPKWTMTGGEIVFSEQ; this is translated from the coding sequence ATGAAAATTCTTTTAAAAAATGGAACAGTTTATCCCATTACATCTGAACCACTAAAAAACGGTGATGTTCTAGTTGATAATGGAAAAATAATTAAAGTGGGAAAGAATCTTCCTACCGAAGCGAATGTCAAAATTATTGATTGTGCTAATCTCTATTTATTGCCAGGTTTCATTGATGTTCATACACATTTAGGACTTTATGATGAAGGGACGGGCTGGGCTGGTAATGACGCAAACGAAACAGCTGAAGCAATGACTCCACACATAAGAGCCATTGACGGCGTCTATCCATTAGATCCTGCCTTTTCCGATGCAATTAAAAGCGGAATCACCACCGCACATGTCATGCCTGGAAGTGCCAATGTTATTGGCGGTACCACATCTGTTATCAAAACAATCGGGAAAAATGTTAATAAAATGATTGTTCAAGAAATTGCAGGTCTAAAGCTTGCATTAGGAGAAAATCCAAAAAGAATCCATAGTCAGGGGAATAATGACTCGATAACGAGAATGGGCATAATGGGAATGCTGCGGGAAGCGTTCTATAAAGCAATCCATACAGATAACCCAGAAAATCTTAGAGTTGCACCACTGGTTATGGCTTTAAAGAGGGAAATCCCAGTTAGAATTCACGCGCATCGTGCAGATGATATTATTACTGCATTGCGTCTCGCTGAGGAATTCAACCTAGATTTAAGAATTGAGCACTGTACGGAAGGCCATTTAATTGCCAGTGAGTTTTCTGGAAGGAATTTAAAAGTATCTGTTGGTCCAACCTTAACTAGGAGATCCAAAATTGAACTCAAAAACAAAACTTGGAAAACCTATCAAGAGCTTACTAATAACGGTGTCGAAGTATCGATTACGACGGATCACCCCTATACACCTATTCAGTATTTGAATATATGTGCGGGGATTGCAGTTCGAGAAGGTCTTTCGGAGCAAAAGGCATTAGAAGGGATTACCATTTTACCAGCGAGAAACCTACGGTTAGATCACCAATTAGGCAGCATTGAGGCAGGAAAAGATGCCGACTTAGTTTTATGGAGTCACCATCCTTTTCATTATTTAGCAAAACCAAAATGGACGATGACTGGCGGTGAAATCGTTTTCTCAGAACAGTAG
- a CDS encoding DUF4870 domain-containing protein, whose protein sequence is MIKSEERMLAAILYVVSLFFPIIGPLVIWLLKKDESSFINYHGREYFNFFISYTVYSVVSGILIFLVVGIFLLWILGIMALVFTIIAAVKAYEGNEYRFPLIFRVIK, encoded by the coding sequence ATGATAAAAAGCGAAGAAAGAATGCTTGCAGCAATTCTCTATGTTGTTAGTCTATTTTTTCCGATTATAGGTCCTCTTGTTATTTGGTTATTAAAGAAGGATGAGTCATCATTTATCAATTATCATGGAAGAGAATATTTTAACTTCTTCATATCATACACAGTTTATTCTGTTGTAAGCGGCATTTTAATTTTCCTTGTTGTAGGTATTTTCTTATTATGGATTTTGGGTATTATGGCCCTGGTATTTACAATCATTGCAGCAGTCAAGGCATACGAAGGAAATGAATATCGATTCCCATTAATTTTTAGAGTTATAAAATAA
- a CDS encoding PLDc N-terminal domain-containing protein, translating into MELLEGLNWGLIAPLFIIQLILLIVSFVDLSRIEKTNGPKLLWVFIIIFVSIIGPILYFVIGRRND; encoded by the coding sequence ATGGAATTATTAGAAGGATTAAACTGGGGATTGATCGCACCATTATTTATTATCCAACTTATCTTACTAATTGTATCGTTTGTGGACTTATCACGCATTGAAAAGACCAATGGTCCGAAACTGCTTTGGGTGTTCATCATTATTTTTGTAAGCATTATTGGACCTATTCTTTATTTTGTAATTGGAAGGAGAAATGATTAA
- a CDS encoding ATP-binding cassette domain-containing protein translates to MSLIQIKGLKKSFQGNEVIKGIDFKLEKGKCIALLGPNGAGKTTTLRMLSGLMKPSKGSISFSEAKKDGDIRHLIGYLPQFPVFYDWMSGFEFLQYVGKLAGLTSKEAKERSLELLELVGIIDAKNKRIGKYSGGMRQRLGIAQAIINRPQLVMLDEPVSALDPFGRREVLELLERLKKETTILFSTHILNDAEEVCDEIIFLHNGEIVESGTMDDLRERHQQAKIDLIFRRKTEEMERTFRTHSLTKSILVDGNRISVFVTNVESARKEFLRLISEKEWQLDKFEVSSMTLEDVFMKVVGK, encoded by the coding sequence ATGTCTCTCATCCAAATTAAAGGGTTAAAGAAGAGTTTTCAAGGTAATGAAGTGATCAAGGGGATAGATTTTAAACTTGAAAAGGGCAAGTGTATTGCTCTATTAGGTCCCAATGGTGCAGGTAAAACAACGACACTTCGGATGCTGTCAGGATTAATGAAACCAAGTAAGGGCTCAATCTCTTTTAGCGAGGCTAAAAAGGATGGAGATATTCGCCATCTAATTGGCTACCTGCCACAGTTTCCTGTTTTTTATGACTGGATGTCAGGATTCGAATTTCTTCAATATGTAGGTAAGCTTGCTGGATTAACTAGTAAAGAGGCAAAGGAACGTTCTTTAGAACTCCTAGAGCTGGTGGGGATAATCGATGCAAAAAATAAGAGAATAGGGAAATACTCTGGAGGGATGAGGCAAAGGCTTGGTATTGCACAGGCGATTATTAACCGGCCGCAGCTTGTCATGTTAGATGAACCTGTTTCTGCATTGGACCCATTTGGCAGAAGAGAAGTATTAGAGCTTCTCGAAAGATTGAAAAAGGAAACCACTATTTTGTTCTCAACACATATTTTGAATGATGCAGAGGAAGTTTGTGATGAAATCATATTTTTACATAATGGAGAAATTGTGGAATCCGGAACAATGGATGATTTGCGTGAACGGCACCAGCAGGCAAAGATAGACTTGATTTTCCGTAGGAAAACAGAGGAGATGGAAAGGACATTTAGAACCCATAGCTTAACAAAATCTATTCTGGTAGATGGAAATCGGATTAGTGTGTTTGTTACCAATGTAGAGAGTGCCAGGAAGGAGTTCTTGAGACTGATCTCCGAAAAAGAGTGGCAATTGGATAAATTTGAAGTGAGCAGTATGACCCTCGAAGATGTATTTATGAAGGTGGTGGGGAAATGA
- a CDS encoding ABC transporter permease — MSQWMTLFNKEVLEMWRNFKWIWVPITFILLGVSEPLTSYYLPQIIKSVGGLPEGAIFEMPKPTAGAVLASGLSKYSTIGVLVIVLGTMGIIAGERKNGVAAMILVKPVSYFSYVTSKWAGSLLLVWISLFIGYISTWYYTGQLFDWVPIGEFFQSFALYGLWLTVILTVTVFFSAALLSPGLVGFISLALALIASILSGALSHLLEWSPSQLTSYAGALLTGGKLPSDTMPASLTALLLIVIFLWLSVFLFKKKELAA; from the coding sequence ATGAGCCAATGGATGACGTTGTTTAATAAAGAGGTTCTAGAAATGTGGAGAAATTTTAAATGGATCTGGGTTCCAATTACCTTCATCTTACTAGGTGTATCTGAGCCATTAACAAGTTATTATTTGCCGCAAATCATTAAGTCAGTTGGCGGCCTGCCGGAAGGTGCAATTTTTGAAATGCCAAAACCAACAGCAGGGGCTGTTTTAGCTTCCGGTCTTAGCAAATACTCAACAATCGGTGTGTTAGTCATTGTACTCGGAACAATGGGTATTATTGCAGGAGAAAGAAAAAATGGAGTTGCAGCAATGATCCTTGTAAAGCCGGTTTCTTACTTTTCCTATGTTACTTCTAAATGGGCTGGTAGTCTTTTGCTAGTGTGGATTTCATTATTTATTGGGTATATATCAACCTGGTATTATACGGGGCAGTTGTTTGATTGGGTACCTATTGGGGAATTTTTTCAATCGTTTGCTCTTTATGGGTTATGGCTGACGGTAATATTAACAGTTACAGTGTTTTTTAGTGCTGCTCTTTTGTCACCAGGATTGGTAGGATTTATCTCTTTAGCGCTTGCGCTGATAGCAAGTATCCTTAGCGGTGCTCTTTCACACTTACTAGAATGGAGCCCTTCGCAATTAACTAGTTATGCAGGTGCTTTGCTTACAGGAGGAAAACTTCCAAGTGATACAATGCCTGCAAGTTTAACAGCGCTCTTGCTTATCGTCATCTTTTTATGGTTAAGTGTTTTCCTATTTAAGAAAAAAGAGCTTGCCGCTTAA
- the dapF gene encoding diaminopimelate epimerase, with translation MQIDLIKGHGSGNDFLLIDEITNSYSFSEGNRAKLATLLCDRNSDLGADGILFIMNSDHADGRMRVFNTDGSEASMCGNGLRLVARYVCEMKGLNQAIIETMKADLKVSKQQDIYPNVTTFQVEISPVSFFLEDLPLKLDQPNLLNEKIPELSQELTFSALAVPNPHLITVVNTEQLQSGVQKEISEKVNNPNELFPDGVNVSFVKSLAEGSIYVNTFERGVGFTNACGTAMSASSLVTCLQGLNNVEEIINVFNNGGRVQCVVHENDENYNIDLIGNATYMYQAQVDVDLERDSFSVSSKEEFTEQSTYEKLQADAQEYLQKAGL, from the coding sequence GTGCAGATTGATTTAATTAAAGGTCATGGTTCAGGAAATGATTTTCTCTTAATTGATGAAATAACAAATTCTTATTCTTTTTCAGAAGGTAATCGAGCGAAACTTGCCACATTGTTATGTGACCGAAATTCCGATTTAGGGGCAGATGGCATCCTGTTTATCATGAATAGCGATCATGCGGATGGAAGAATGCGGGTTTTTAATACAGACGGTTCAGAAGCATCAATGTGTGGTAACGGCCTGCGGTTAGTCGCTCGATATGTTTGTGAAATGAAGGGGCTAAATCAAGCGATTATTGAAACCATGAAGGCAGATCTAAAGGTGAGTAAACAACAGGATATCTATCCAAACGTCACAACCTTCCAGGTAGAAATTTCACCGGTTTCATTCTTTTTGGAAGACCTGCCATTGAAATTAGATCAACCCAATTTACTAAATGAAAAAATCCCAGAACTTTCACAGGAGTTAACATTTTCTGCGCTTGCGGTACCTAATCCGCATTTAATCACGGTTGTAAATACGGAACAATTGCAATCCGGAGTACAAAAAGAGATAAGCGAGAAGGTAAATAATCCAAATGAGCTATTTCCTGACGGTGTGAACGTCAGCTTTGTTAAGTCTTTGGCAGAGGGAAGTATTTACGTTAACACCTTTGAACGCGGGGTTGGTTTCACAAATGCCTGCGGAACTGCCATGTCAGCCTCCTCATTAGTAACATGTCTGCAAGGACTGAATAACGTGGAAGAGATTATTAATGTTTTTAATAACGGCGGAAGAGTCCAATGTGTAGTTCATGAAAATGATGAAAACTACAACATTGATTTAATTGGTAATGCAACGTACATGTACCAGGCACAGGTTGATGTCGACCTAGAACGCGACAGTTTTTCTGTGAGCTCGAAAGAAGAATTTACAGAGCAGTCAACCTATGAGAAACTTCAAGCTGACGCGCAAGAGTATCTTCAAAAAGCAGGTTTGTAA
- a CDS encoding DNA ligase D: MKPMLPTLTFDLTLQPDWLYEVKYDGFRAILNWDNNGISLTSRNDKPLLPQFPEIKDFLEPLEKLFQPFLPLQLDGELVFLENPYKANFSAIQIRGRTKAAKRIAEQAAKSPCRLMVFDILVMAGKPQHSKTFHERKAMLSELFNQLNFPLESDPYNDNLLQLVKAHKDFSRLWENVVLHDGEGIIAKQKNSLWEEGKRSLQWLKYKNWKYVSCFITALEKTNGYFYVGVYKEGTIQGIGQVLFGFKPDEKQALQSTIKQNMVSEDNQFIYVEPAICLEVKYLELYESQLREPHFHRFRFDLKPTECTYEQFIFKQKNLPEDLDITHPDKPLWKNHDIQKADFILYLREVSPYMLPFLENRLLTVIRYPHGMFGEPFYQKNCPDYAPDFVKTHVSEGIDYIVCNNLKTLIWLGNQLAIEYHIPFQTIYSKGASEIVFDLDPPSKEDFHLAVKAALLIKEVLDQLNLIGFIKTSGNKGLQVYLPLPEDVFTFDDTRLFTSFIADYLISKDPDSFTTERMKKNRGNRLYVDYVQHSEGKTIVAPYSMRGNEHAGVATPLFWEEVDYSLDPVNFNMQNALLRLRKQGDPFKNYFQTKSIQSFGPVLGVLKAKK; this comes from the coding sequence ATGAAACCGATGCTGCCAACACTAACCTTTGACCTAACACTTCAACCGGATTGGCTGTACGAGGTTAAATATGATGGATTTCGGGCGATTTTAAATTGGGATAACAATGGGATTTCATTAACCAGCAGGAATGATAAGCCGTTGCTTCCACAATTTCCAGAAATAAAAGATTTTCTCGAGCCTCTAGAGAAACTTTTTCAACCGTTTCTTCCTCTGCAACTGGATGGCGAGCTTGTCTTTCTTGAAAATCCTTATAAGGCTAACTTCTCGGCAATTCAAATTCGCGGAAGGACAAAAGCTGCTAAAAGAATTGCTGAACAAGCTGCTAAATCTCCATGTCGTCTAATGGTCTTTGATATCCTTGTAATGGCAGGCAAACCCCAACATTCGAAAACATTTCACGAAAGGAAGGCAATGCTCAGCGAACTTTTTAACCAGCTAAATTTTCCACTAGAATCAGATCCCTATAATGATAATTTGCTGCAGCTAGTTAAGGCCCATAAAGATTTTTCAAGATTATGGGAAAACGTTGTTCTTCACGATGGTGAAGGGATTATTGCAAAACAGAAAAACAGCCTATGGGAGGAAGGAAAGAGATCCCTACAATGGTTAAAATATAAAAACTGGAAATATGTCTCTTGTTTTATTACTGCTCTTGAAAAGACGAATGGGTACTTTTATGTTGGAGTGTATAAAGAAGGAACCATTCAAGGAATCGGTCAAGTCCTTTTTGGCTTTAAACCAGATGAAAAGCAAGCTCTTCAAAGTACGATTAAACAGAATATGGTTAGTGAAGATAATCAATTTATCTATGTTGAGCCTGCTATTTGTTTGGAGGTTAAATATTTAGAGCTTTACGAAAGTCAGCTGCGAGAACCGCACTTTCATCGCTTTCGTTTTGATCTAAAACCTACTGAATGTACATACGAACAGTTTATCTTTAAGCAAAAAAATTTACCGGAGGATTTGGATATTACTCACCCCGATAAACCGCTTTGGAAAAACCATGACATTCAAAAGGCTGATTTCATTTTGTATCTACGGGAAGTATCGCCGTACATGCTGCCTTTTTTAGAAAATCGGCTATTAACGGTCATTCGTTATCCGCACGGAATGTTCGGTGAGCCTTTTTATCAAAAAAATTGTCCAGACTATGCACCTGATTTTGTAAAGACACATGTATCCGAAGGAATTGATTATATTGTTTGTAACAACCTAAAAACACTCATATGGCTCGGAAATCAGTTAGCAATTGAATACCATATTCCATTTCAAACGATTTACAGTAAGGGCGCCAGTGAAATTGTTTTTGATTTAGACCCTCCCTCAAAGGAAGACTTTCACTTGGCCGTTAAAGCGGCTTTGTTAATTAAAGAGGTTCTCGATCAATTAAATCTAATTGGATTTATTAAAACATCCGGAAATAAAGGGTTGCAAGTTTATTTGCCTTTGCCGGAGGACGTATTTACCTTTGATGATACACGGTTGTTCACAAGCTTTATAGCAGATTATTTGATTTCGAAGGACCCAGACTCGTTCACAACGGAGAGAATGAAAAAAAATCGCGGTAACAGGTTATACGTTGACTATGTCCAGCATAGTGAAGGAAAAACCATAGTTGCTCCATACTCCATGAGGGGAAATGAACATGCAGGCGTTGCTACTCCGCTATTTTGGGAAGAAGTGGATTATAGTCTGGATCCAGTAAACTTTAACATGCAAAATGCATTACTTCGACTTAGGAAACAAGGTGACCCATTTAAAAATTATTTTCAAACCAAATCGATTCAGTCCTTTGGACCGGTGTTGGGAGTGTTGAAGGCAAAGAAATAG
- a CDS encoding Ku protein: MHTMWKGSISFGLVNIPIKLHTATEDKDIKLRTLHNKCHAPIKYEKICTVCEQEVKPEDIVKAYEYTKGKFVVLDQEDLEKLRKENEEKAVEIIDFVKMEEIDPIYYDRSYYMSPNEGGGKAYSLLRKALQESQKVGIAKIIIRSKEQMAVIRVYENTLVMETIHFPDEVRRAGDVPNVPADDKVTEKELATAIMLIDQLTTEFEPEKYTDEYRTALLELIEAKRTGQETVTPTAKETPSNVTDLMAALQASIDRTKPRSEGIGRKEPAIKKETAIKKETTAKKPAAPRKKAAPKVKKEA, from the coding sequence ATGCATACGATGTGGAAAGGCAGCATTAGTTTTGGGCTTGTAAATATCCCTATCAAGCTTCATACTGCCACTGAGGATAAAGACATTAAGCTTCGGACATTGCATAATAAATGCCATGCCCCGATTAAATATGAAAAAATTTGTACTGTATGTGAGCAGGAAGTAAAACCTGAGGACATTGTGAAAGCATACGAATATACAAAAGGGAAATTTGTGGTCCTGGATCAGGAAGACCTTGAAAAACTTCGGAAGGAAAATGAGGAAAAAGCAGTAGAGATTATTGATTTTGTCAAAATGGAAGAAATCGATCCTATATATTATGACCGAAGTTATTATATGTCCCCTAATGAAGGGGGCGGGAAGGCATATTCCTTGCTTCGAAAAGCTCTTCAGGAATCACAAAAGGTTGGAATAGCAAAAATTATTATTCGCTCAAAAGAGCAAATGGCAGTCATTCGTGTGTATGAGAATACACTGGTTATGGAGACGATTCATTTTCCAGACGAGGTTCGCCGTGCTGGAGACGTTCCAAATGTCCCAGCTGACGATAAGGTCACCGAAAAAGAATTAGCTACCGCGATTATGTTGATTGATCAATTAACAACTGAATTTGAACCTGAAAAATATACAGATGAATACCGTACAGCATTATTAGAGTTAATCGAGGCAAAACGTACAGGACAAGAAACAGTCACTCCAACAGCCAAAGAGACACCATCAAACGTTACCGATCTAATGGCTGCACTACAGGCTTCTATTGATAGGACAAAGCCTAGAAGTGAGGGGATCGGAAGAAAAGAACCGGCAATAAAAAAGGAAACAGCAATAAAGAAGGAAACAACAGCGAAGAAGCCTGCAGCTCCAAGGAAAAAAGCTGCTCCGAAAGTAAAAAAAGAAGCATAA
- a CDS encoding nucleoside hydrolase encodes MNTCGGDAMAYNVLLFTDPGIDDSFAIMYALLNPDINLVGIVSGYGNTPKEQSIKNTAYLIDLAGREDIPIIAGAAGPLSGEPVQFYPEIHGPEGLGPIKPTESLQKVEVHDINKILEIINEYKDNIIIVNVGRLTELALMFILYGNNALKDVNAFYIMGGAFLVPGNISAEAEANFYSDSIASNIVMEKAHNIYLYPLNITNKAIITPDVIDFLSENSPTPFRPLLKPAFDYYFKAYQKNVPGIKGAPLHDVVPLMALTNPEFVKYIPKRVRVEEFGHAKGKSIADFRPKPDPEPPETLDYIGMEADIQKFVINFMEVFLKGDYEKN; translated from the coding sequence ATGAATACGTGCGGGGGAGATGCCATGGCTTATAATGTGCTTTTGTTTACGGATCCGGGAATTGATGATTCCTTTGCAATTATGTATGCATTATTAAATCCAGACATTAATCTTGTCGGTATTGTCAGTGGATATGGAAATACTCCGAAAGAGCAATCTATAAAGAATACAGCCTATTTAATTGATTTAGCTGGGAGGGAGGATATACCGATCATTGCTGGAGCTGCTGGACCATTATCTGGTGAACCTGTTCAGTTTTATCCTGAAATTCATGGACCGGAGGGACTTGGCCCAATCAAGCCGACTGAATCCCTTCAAAAAGTAGAGGTCCATGACATTAATAAAATCCTAGAGATTATTAATGAATATAAAGACAATATTATTATCGTCAATGTTGGCAGATTGACAGAATTAGCTTTAATGTTCATTCTGTACGGGAACAATGCTTTAAAGGATGTAAATGCTTTTTATATAATGGGAGGTGCTTTCTTAGTTCCTGGGAATATTTCGGCAGAAGCAGAAGCCAACTTCTATTCCGATTCCATTGCGTCAAATATAGTGATGGAAAAAGCACATAATATATATTTATATCCCTTAAATATAACGAATAAAGCTATTATAACACCAGATGTTATCGATTTTCTTAGTGAAAACAGCCCAACACCATTTAGACCATTATTAAAACCTGCATTTGATTATTATTTTAAGGCTTATCAAAAAAATGTACCAGGGATTAAAGGTGCTCCTTTACATGATGTTGTCCCACTTATGGCGTTAACGAATCCTGAATTTGTAAAATATATTCCTAAAAGGGTAAGAGTAGAGGAATTTGGACACGCCAAAGGGAAAAGTATCGCTGATTTTCGTCCCAAACCCGATCCAGAGCCTCCTGAAACATTAGATTATATCGGTATGGAAGCTGACATCCAAAAGTTTGTCATAAACTTTATGGAAGTCTTTTTAAAAGGGGATTATGAAAAAAATTAA
- a CDS encoding cold-shock protein codes for MSNGKVKWFNAEKGFGFIEADGGQDVFVHFSAIQTEGFKTLEEGQSVSFEIVEGARGPQAANVVKA; via the coding sequence ATGAGTAACGGTAAAGTAAAATGGTTTAATGCAGAAAAAGGATTTGGATTTATTGAAGCTGATGGCGGTCAAGACGTATTCGTACACTTTTCTGCTATTCAAACAGAAGGTTTCAAAACTTTAGAAGAAGGTCAATCAGTATCTTTTGAAATCGTTGAAGGTGCTCGTGGACCACAAGCTGCTAACGTAGTTAAAGCTTAA
- a CDS encoding cold-shock protein — MAFGRRNDEEVKLEETKIWECNSDNCKCWIRDNFKSTEVPLCPICKSEMSLNTKELQVIHNHSKNFM; from the coding sequence TTGGCGTTTGGTAGAAGAAATGATGAAGAAGTAAAGCTTGAAGAAACTAAAATTTGGGAATGTAATTCAGATAATTGTAAATGCTGGATTCGTGACAATTTTAAGAGCACTGAAGTGCCCCTCTGTCCAATATGCAAAAGTGAAATGAGCCTTAATACGAAAGAATTACAGGTCATTCATAATCATAGTAAAAACTTTATGTAA
- a CDS encoding DUF6509 family protein: protein MISLNITGHTVEKLVDPFGLLSGDRYEFFLEIEVDEEDELYTEKGVGIKVLLVIDEKGTRISHYHLYERGSEKVLDFALEEDEELTVFNYCKENIDS from the coding sequence ATGATATCATTGAATATAACTGGTCATACAGTTGAAAAACTAGTAGATCCATTTGGATTATTATCGGGTGACCGCTATGAATTTTTTCTTGAAATAGAAGTGGATGAAGAAGATGAACTCTACACTGAAAAAGGTGTAGGAATTAAGGTATTGTTAGTAATAGATGAAAAGGGAACTAGAATTTCGCACTATCATCTCTATGAAAGAGGTTCAGAAAAGGTCTTAGACTTTGCTCTTGAGGAAGACGAGGAATTAACTGTGTTTAATTATTGTAAGGAAAACATTGATTCATAA